The Watersipora subatra chromosome 7, tzWatSuba1.1, whole genome shotgun sequence genomic interval GATCCCATATTGCTGCAGCATAATCAAGATGTGGATGACAAAGTGACTTGTATGCCAGCAACCGAGCAGATTGTGGAGCCCAGTATAAGGCACTTTTTATCATGCCTAGTTGTCGCTTTGCAATTACTGGTTTTTCAGAAAGATGCTTGTCAAATCTTAGGGTAAATTGTAACTGGACACCAAGATAACGCATGTCTTCCACACGGTCTAGAACTTGATCACCAAGAGCATATTGTGGTATTACTCTACTGTTGTTAAAGCCGATAAGGTGACACTTAGTTGAATTGAAGTTCATTTTCCATTTATCGGCCCATTGTTACAGTGaatcaatgtttttttaaaaatgatgtCAAGGTACATATTAAATGATTCCTCAAAAGATTTTCTAtcctttaaaaacatttatttaaagCAAAATTAAATCTTGCACATTGACGAAATCGATTCAGATCGAAAAAttccaaatttttccattgaaAATCATAATTTTTACAACACATCAAAATGTGTCTAGAGGATAAACGATAGTTTATCCTGATGGAGGATGGATTTCGGTAAATTGTCGTCTTTGGGatgtttttgtaacaaaaatcaaatacataacCACCCATCAATGTATGCAACAAAATCCATCTTTCCTGTTTGGTTATGAAGCCTCGCAGGTGGGGATCAATATTATGTATTACGCAATcatgattacgcaattatgtggAACTTTTCATGAGATAGTAAAAAATGTAGATGAAGGGAGTACTGTCCATGCACTAGTTCTAGATTTTACTAAAGCCTTTGATAAGGTGCCACACGAACTACTCATGCGTAAACTAGCCAAAATGCCAGACATCAGTCAACAAATAATTATGTGGATCCATGACTTCCTTCTAAATCGTAAGCAAAAGGTCTTAATTAAAGGTCAACAATCTGATGAACTACCCGTCACATCAGGAGTACCCAAAGGGTCTGTGAATGGCCCAGTTTTGTTTCTCGTATATATAAACGACCTACCAGATGTTGTCAACTGTAATACCAGTCTGTTTGCTGACGATACTCTAATATACCAGTCAATCAATACTGCCAGCGATAAAACAAAGTTCCAAAGCAACATAGACGCTTTACAAACCTGGTCATCCAAATGGTGTATGTCATTTAATGCAAGCAAATGCTCGATAATGGTATTTAACCCTACTGCGGCATCTCCTCCACCAGACTACCACCTGGACAACAATTCTCTTAAGATCGTTGCTGAAACTAAATATCTTCGCGTGATACTACAATCAGACCTAAAATTTAACTCGCATATACAGGATAAAATATCTGAAGCAAATCGTCACCTTGGCATGATCAAACGTGCGCTCCACCATGCTCCAGAGAAAGCCAGACTCCTAGCGTATACAAGCCTTTGTAGACCCCATGTTGAATATGCTAGCTCAGCTTGGGACACGCCCATCAACAAGTTAGTTCAAGATATTGAGATGGTGCAGAACAAAGCCATAAGATATATTGCCAACATCAAGGGAAGAAAAGCATTACTGCTGCTCGAGAAAAGCTCGAGATTGACACACTTGCAGATAGATGTATGAAAATAAGACATACTCTCTTATACCGCATTTTGTCTAATGAAGAAAACCATAATGCTTTGTCAAGCTCATATGATGAACTTATACAagaccagacctgccaacccaagagtgaggcaatgcgtgagattttgttttggggcaattgatgtatcaatgatagtatatataaaattgtggaaattggggcaaaaatcttacgcattttcattttttctttggggtgattgcgtgagtctcacgcccaatgcgtgagagttggcaggtatgtacaAGACCACCCTACTGAAATGGCGACAACTAGGGCTGTGACAAGGAGAGAACCTCCTACAATATTAGCCAACAAATCAGTGTACCATAACAGCTTCCTACCACGAACTGTCAGAGAACTGAAATTAAAGATTGCTTGCTAACTGCTCTCGTAACATACCGATGCTTCTAACATACTGCTCTATAACATATAATCGTGACATAATAAGACACTACTGATAAATGCTGGCTAATGAAATTAATTTATTAGGCGCACCACTTGTTCCTGCTCTAGTGTGTCcgaaagaaaaagagaaaaaagaatAACCTGTTATAGCACGCAATGTGTATTATGATTATAttgcaataatattatattttaatatgagCTTTAATATACGTAATATATAGCTTTAACATGCTAAATACAACACACCAACGCTAATTTCAGCCCACTTCAAGCAAAACTGTAGTCGTAGTACCTAAAAGGAACAAACCTAAATAATCTCTcgctgttagtaataactaaaGATACGTATGAACGAGAAGAAACTAATTCGAAGCTTGCTCCTTTGCCCGTAAATTAGCCGTTCGTATTCTCGATTTTTACGTCATCTACCAAGTTTGTTGAATACAACATTTTTCGTCTGTGTACGCAAGAAACTACCATAGACAAAACTATAGAAAATACCTACATTGTATATGGAAACCATTATCTACCTCTATGGGTAGAACAGCGCCCCCGCTCGAACTAGTACCGCTTCTGCTCAATCGCGCATGCCTAGAATCAAACCATTTTCCGGTCCTTTGGTTGCGCCATATTAAGCAAGGTAAGTGCGCCTGTTGCTTAGAATGCgtgattttaattaaaatattattaatattgttatctGACTTTGTAATATTTCATGTTTAgcataaaattatcaaaatacGTATTTGGGAGTAGGTATGCCGATCAACTTTACTTTCAAACAAGATTTATTTCCCAGTTGAGAATTTCACCATCGGGTGCTACATTTCCTCTTTGCCATGCTTTTACGTAATGTGTAGATCGATGTAGTTTAGTTCATACTCATAACTCGTATTTTAAGCTGCATCctttataaacttttttttatctTGTTTGGCCCGAGAGCGAAGCTAAATAATTGAATTGAATGCTCTGTACTTTCATTTACAACAAAGGTTTTTTAGAGTAGAGCAGTTCCAGAATGTCAATTCCTATTTCTACTTGATTATTGAGTTGAGTAATAATCTCGAATGGGAGGAACATATAAATAACGTTTCTTCCAAAGCTTCCATACTTCTTTGAATGcttgaaaaatttataagatGCAGTCACCAAAACTTGAAAAGCGGCGTACGAGACCCTTGTTCAACCAATTCTTGAATATGGGTGTCAGAACAGGGATCTTTTTTTGAACAataacatgaaaatattttaaaactttaaaatagagctTTTTGTTAGAAATATACAGTTAGTTATACTAAGCTGCGAGCTGACACAAATTTTTCTTCAATGTCAAAGAAAAGACAAGATAAaacacaggtgtcctttagagGGATATTACTCGGGCCGAATCGTAggctacacacacaaaaacagcAAAGGTCCATGTAGTtgtgagcaaaaacaaaagtatccatccaaatatctcaccaatccgatgagcagcacgcAAAAACTAAGCCAATCGACAGgaccacccatcatgtcaaaatactCCAAATTTCAAGTCGTGTCTTGTATAACTCACCCTATGGTTTCTCAAGCATTGTCCCTATCAATCgagactgtccgattgctgttttCGATATGGTCGCTGCTCGCCTAGCGTCCTGCTTCAACACCTCAGTAAATATTGGGGAAAAGTTCGGGAGCATTCAGCGATGCTccgatagttactgaggtgTTGAAGCAGGACGCTAGGCTAGCAGCGACTATTTAGAAAACAGCAATCGGACAATCTTAAATTAACAGGGACTTAAAGacaagtttttagtttttgtccATAACTatgtggacctttgttgtttttgtgtgtgtgtagcCTACTGCTCAGATTGGCAATATCccactaaaggacacctgtgagaTAAAAGGATAAATCTCTTTGTTAAGTTGAAAGCAGGCAATGTCATAAAAGATTcatttaatagttttaaaaaacacTCGCACGATTCAAGGCAAACAAAGGGCTTGTTTATGCCAGCTATTTAAACCACTGCATTATTCAACTCTTTTTGGCCAAGAACACCAGAGACATATGCGCCAAACCAAGTATAGTTGTAGATGAGTGAGGTATTTGCagatgtattttatatatttcctgcattgtcttttttttaatataaactgcaaaatattacaaatactaattaatatttaattaccatgatggacaaaaaaaatatatatgtatagttatgtagtacatgttaaaacaatgtttcaaaaaatagTTAAGACCACTAACAAAAGTGAAATTCATAAGTgcaaaatttttgcaaagaGTTCCCACGCTGCTGCTTCATTTTAAGGATTTAAATGGGAAAATTTCTGATCTGATTTAGGTATTGcagcatttaaatttttattacgCTTCATAGGTGCCATCTCTTTTccaaatatatgtatttgatgACTTTCAAATATGGCTTCAATTTTATGATACCTAGGTCCAGTGCCATCATGCAGTTGTTTGTCAAAGGATTAGAAACCTCTGTGTTGGATGTGGAGGAGACGGATAGAGTCATCGATGTCAAAGAAAAGTTGTCAAATTCGGAAGGCATTCCATGCGAAGACCAGGTACTTACTTTTGCTGGTAGACCGCTCGACAATGAAGAGACCCTAGCATCTTATGGAATTGCGTCTCTTTCTACAATTTCCGTTGATGTTCGAATGCTTGGAGGTAAGCAACACAATCATTTGTGATAAGATATTGTCATATTAGATCTTTCATAAT includes:
- the LOC137399475 gene encoding ubiquitin-like FUBI-ribosomal protein eS30 fusion protein, coding for MQLFVKGLETSVLDVEETDRVIDVKEKLSNSEGIPCEDQVLTFAGRPLDNEETLASYGIASLSTISVDVRMLGGKVHGSLARAGKVKGQTPKVEAQEKKKKKTGRARRRMQYNKRFVNVVASFGRRRGPNSNAQ